DNA sequence from the Calidithermus timidus DSM 17022 genome:
GGGCCGTCTAGGCGCTCGATGTCCTGGGTGCGGATGTAGTGCTCCATCTGGGCGTATAGGCCTTCCAGCTCGGCGAAGTCCTCGGGTGTGAGCCTGGGCACGGTAAGGCGCATGGCCATGGCCTCGAGGGTGATGCGCAGGGTGTAGATTTCCTCCGCGTCGGAGACGGAGAGCGCGGCAATGCGCACCCGACGGTTGGGTTCCTGCAACACCAGCCCTTCCCGCTGCAAGAGGCGCAGGGCCTCGCGCAGGGGGGTGCGGCCTACCCCTAGGTCGCGGGCTAGCTCGAGCTGGCTGGTGACCTGGCCTGGGGCCAGGAGGCCGCGCAGGATGGAGGCCCGCAGCCGGTCGTGGATGTGCAGCATGTTCTGGCCGTCACGGCTGGGGGGGGCTTTCTCCATGGCTTCATCCTAGCATTGTTGACACAAAAACGTAAAGTGTATATAGTTCTACTAACTGTAGACATAAGTAGGCCAGTAGAAACAGCACCTGTTGGGATTCCCAGAAGGAGGAGGCCATGTGGAAATCTTGGCGAGCGGGCGTTTGGGCGTTGGCGTTGAGCTTGGGCGGGCTGGGCCTAGCCCAGCCCCAGCCCATCCGGGTGGGGTTTATCGGGGGGCTGAG
Encoded proteins:
- a CDS encoding GntR family transcriptional regulator, with translation MEKAPPSRDGQNMLHIHDRLRASILRGLLAPGQVTSQLELARDLGVGRTPLREALRLLQREGLVLQEPNRRVRIAALSVSDAEEIYTLRITLEAMAMRLTVPRLTPEDFAELEGLYAQMEHYIRTQDIERLDGPHRAFHLRFVQAAGPRWVEEIGRLFDHAERYRLSFFHAHPERGQLRQAEHRAMLDAAVQRDVEAAVRCMARHYAHTALAVFAQLAPGYVSEKLNTVLETIMSDSSTALQFGTR